A genomic region of Sideroxydans sp. CL21 contains the following coding sequences:
- the flhB gene encoding flagellar biosynthesis protein FlhB has product MAEEDSDLEKTESPSQRRLDQAREEGQVARSRELSTFAVLMAGGAGIWLMGSALSQHLISLIREGLTLDTGLAFHTEQLLPRLHELSMATLLAFLPLLGLMLLVAVFSPLLMNGWLFTLAPLQPNFGKLNPLSGIGRMFSVNSLMELAKAIAKSVVVGGVGAWVIWHNKEAVLMLVTEPLAHAIPHLGNLVWGSFAAIMGGMLLIVAVDVPFQLYEHNKKLKMTKEEVRQEAKETEGDPQVKQRIRSMQREMARRRMMAEIPTADVVVTNPTHFSVALKYSDNKMRAPVVVAKGSHLMAARIREIATENNVPILEAPPLARALHKHCELGQAIPEALYTAVAEVLAYVYQLRRYKQVGGVYPQEPQELPVPKDLDPANAAL; this is encoded by the coding sequence GAAGAAGGCCAGGTCGCGCGCTCGCGCGAGCTTTCCACCTTCGCCGTGCTGATGGCGGGCGGCGCCGGCATATGGCTGATGGGTTCTGCGCTTTCACAGCACCTGATCTCGTTAATTCGCGAGGGCCTGACGCTGGACACCGGACTGGCATTCCATACCGAACAACTGTTGCCGCGCCTCCATGAGCTGAGCATGGCGACATTGCTCGCTTTCCTGCCTCTGCTGGGACTAATGCTGCTGGTTGCGGTGTTCTCGCCCCTGCTGATGAACGGCTGGCTGTTCACGCTGGCACCCCTGCAGCCGAATTTCGGCAAACTCAATCCGCTCAGCGGCATCGGCCGCATGTTCTCCGTCAACAGCCTCATGGAACTGGCGAAGGCGATCGCCAAGTCGGTGGTGGTAGGCGGGGTGGGCGCCTGGGTGATCTGGCACAACAAGGAAGCAGTGCTGATGCTGGTGACCGAACCCCTCGCGCACGCCATCCCGCATTTGGGTAACCTGGTGTGGGGCAGCTTTGCGGCCATCATGGGCGGCATGCTGCTGATTGTGGCGGTGGATGTGCCGTTCCAGTTGTATGAGCACAACAAGAAACTGAAAATGACCAAGGAAGAGGTGCGCCAGGAAGCCAAGGAGACCGAGGGTGATCCGCAGGTCAAGCAGCGTATCCGCAGCATGCAGCGCGAAATGGCACGGCGCCGCATGATGGCGGAGATTCCGACCGCCGACGTGGTGGTGACCAACCCGACACACTTCTCCGTGGCGCTGAAATACAGCGATAACAAGATGCGCGCGCCGGTTGTAGTGGCGAAAGGCTCGCACCTGATGGCGGCTCGCATCAGGGAAATCGCGACAGAGAACAACGTGCCCATACTCGAAGCACCGCCCCTGGCGCGTGCACTGCACAAGCACTGCGAACTTGGGCAGGCCATTCCGGAAGCCCTGTATACCGCGGTGGCCGAAGTACTGGCCTATGTCTATCAACTGCGCCGCTACAAACAAGTGGGCGGTGTCTATCCGCAGGAGCCGCAAGAATTGCCGGTACCGAAAGACCTCGATCCGGCGAATGCAGCGTTATAG